Genomic window (Jeotgalibaca ciconiae):
TCTTTCCTCTTCCAGTACCTCTGTTAATCCATCCTCAATACTACGATTAAACATATTATAAGCTGGCTGGTGAATGATAAACGGCGTATGCCAATCTTTAAATAATTTCGATATTTTTGCTGTCTCTTCAGGAGAATAGTTAGAAACTCCAATGTAAAGAGCCTTTCCTTGCTTGACCAGTAAATCTAAAGTATGGGCAGTTTCTTCAATTGGTGTATTTGAATCAGGACGGTGATGGTAGAAGATATCAACATAATCTAAGCCCATCCGCTTCAAGCTCTGATCACAACTTGCCACCAAACTTTTCTTTGATCCCCACTCACCGTACGGACCGGGCCACATATAGTAGCCTGCCTTAGACGAAATAATAATTTCATCTCGATAAGCTTTAAAATCTTCTTTAAATAAACGTCCAAAGTTTGTCTCAGCTGAACCTGCAGGTGGACCATAGTTATTTGCCAAATCAAAATGGGTGATACCGTTATCAAAAGCTGTGTGCATAATCTCTCTTTGATTCTCAAGATTATCGACATCTCCAAAATTATGCCAAAAACCTAATGATATTGCCGGAAGTTTTAATCCAGACTTACCCACTTGCCGATACATCATCTTGTCGTAACGTTCTTCGTTTGCTACATACATTGTCATACCCCTTTTCAATTTTAAATGTAAGTGATTTCTTTACCCAGTATAACACTTCAAGTACACTTTAAGTAAAGTAGTATATAACAGAAAGTGGGAAAATAATGAAAGAGACAATTACTTTCACCATAAGTGATGTAAGCAAACAATTTAATCTGCCAGCTTCAACATTGCGCTATTATGAGACGACAGGCCTTCTGTCACATGTCAAAAGAAATGGAAAACATCGTGTTTATAGTCAGGCACATATTAATCGTCTAGACGCAATCCAGTGTTTCAAGCAGACGGGCATGTCTATTAAACAGATTGAAGCCTTCTTTTATCACGAAGATGTGACCCAAAATTACGAGACTTTGATTGACTTGCTGACAGAACAAAGCAACCACATTGAAGCACAAATACAATTATTCAAAGAAAACCAACAACATATTGAAAAAAAGTTGAATTTTTATCAGAAGAAAAAAATTTCCTTTGAATTAGGCCAAACGCCTCCTTCTTGGGATGAACTTGATTGATTAAGCTCAATTTTTTGAATTGCTTCAAATGAATACTTTTGAGAAAAATTGCTCGTTTCAGCTCGAACGTTTTATTTTTAGAAGTGTTGATATCTCTCTTCCATACCATTAAACCCATCTTACTCCATACGTCCTTCATATTTCTTCTCAAACAAAGGGCTGACAGATTTATTTTCATAAACTCGTTTAATTGCATCAGCTAATAGTTCTGAGACAGTCACTTGGACCACCTTATCAAATTGTTTTTCTTCTGGTAAGTAAATCGAATCGGTCACAATAATCTTCTTGATTGGTGATTCTTCTAGACATTTAATCGATGGACCAGAAAAAACGGCGTGTGTCGCGGCTGCATACACATCTGTGGCACCATTTTCTACTAGTTCTTGCGCAGCGGATGTAATAGTTTCGGCTGTATCAATTAAATCGTCAATCAAAATACAGGTTTTTCCGGCCACATCTCCTATGATGTTCACTATATTAGAATCGTCAGCTTCTATCCATCTTTTATCTATAATTGCTATGGGAGTTATTAAATATTCAGCCATTTTTCGTGCACGACTTACCGCACTGTGATTAGTAGCCACGACTACTATCTCTTCTCCAACGATTTTTCGTTCAATGAAATAATCCGCAAGCAAAGAACCGCCCAATAAGTGGTCAACAGGAATATCAAAGAACCCTTGAATTTGGACCGCATGCAAATCTAATGCGATTACCCGAGCTGCTCCTGCTGTCTCCAACAAGTTTGCGACAAGCTTGGCAGTAATCGGTTCTCGGGGAAGAGCTTTCCGATCTTGGCGAGCATATCCATAATAAGGTATCACGACATTTACAGTTTGCGCACTCGCCCGTTTCAACGCATCAATCATGATGAGCGTCTCCATTACATGTACATCTACTGGAGTTGAAGTAGATTGAATCAGATAGACATGTGCTCCTCGAATACTTTCATCGATATCGATACGAGTTTCTCCATCACTAAACCGTGATACGGTCGCTTTTCCCAGTTCCATTCCTAAAGAACCAGCGATTTTTTCCGCCAAAAGACGATTCGAATTAAGTGCAAATATTCTAAAATTTGGTTTTGCTTTTTTATCCAATATGATATCCTCCTTTTAAATGTTTTTTAACCATACTTCTTATCCGTATTATGTATAAATAGTTTAACACATTCAAAGGAATACTCATCACTTTTGTTCTATGATCGCGAAATAAAAAGAACCATTTTCTCTATAATTGGAGAATAAACCCGAAAGATACCCAACACCGCTTGCATCATGAATATATTAAGACAACTATGGATATTTACTCCCATTTATCAGATAAGAGAGAAAATTCGGCCATAGATGCCTTAAACTCATTCTCATCTACTGTGCCAAGATTGGTAGTTAGAAAAGCGGACAAGTCCGCCTTGGCCTATGAAAAAATAGGAAATTTGACCCTGAATGAGCAGCGAAGCGCGCAATGGGGCAAATTTATCTTTTTTTCACTAGGTCTGGACTTGGGAGCTAGACATTGATGGCTGAACTTATAATCCCCTAATCGATAAAAAACGAAAAGAAGCCAGGAACATTGTTATATCAACGTTCCTAGCTTCTTTAGGGCTTTACCCCACACTGCCTTCCATCTCATAAGCAATCAGCCTATTCAGCTCCACCGCATACTCCATTGGAAGTTCTTTGGTAAATGGTTCTACAAATCCCATGACAATCATTTCGGTCGCTTCTAATTCAGTTAGTCCGCGACTCATTAGATAATACAATTGTTCTTCTGAGATTTTTGATACTTTTGCTTCGTGTTCGAGTGCTACATTTCCGTTATGGATTTCGTTGTATGGAATCGTGTCGGAAGTGGATAAATCATCCATGATAATCGTATCACATTCAATATGTGAGATGGATCCTTCTGATTTCTTCCCGAAACGTACTTGTCCACGGTAATTTACTGCGCCGCCATCTTTTGCGATTGATTTTGATACAATCGAGCTGGATGTGTTTGGCGCGTTGTGTAGCATTTTCGCTCCTGTGTCTTGTACTTGGCCCGCACCAGCGAACGCTACAGAAAGCATGGTACCTCTCGCGCCGCGTCCGTTTAAGTATACGCTTGGATATTTCATGGTTGTGTGAGCACCTAAGTTCCCATCAATCCATTCCATTGTCGCATTTTCGTAGGCGTGTGCGCGTTTTGTTACTAGGTTGTAAACGTTATTCGACCAATTTTGAATGGTTGTGTAACGGCAGTAAGCGTCTTTTTTGACAACAATCTCTACAATTGCTGCATGAAGACTGCTTTCCGAATAGGTTGGTGCTGTACATCCTTCTACATAGTGAATGCTTGCGCCTTCGTCTACAACAATCAATGTCCGTTCAAATTGACCGGAACCTTCGTTGTTCATACGGAAATAAGTTTGAAGTGGTACTTCACATTTTACGCCTTTTGGTACATAGATGAAGGTTCCACCTGACCAAACAGCTGAGTTTAATGCTGCTTCAAAATTGTCTGTTGGTGGTACAACTGTTCCAAAATGTTCTTTAAAGATTTCTGGATATTCTTTCAAAGCCGTATCCGTATCCGTAAAGACAATTCCTAACTTCTCGAACTCTTCTTTCATGCTATGGTATACAGCTTCTGATTCATATTGAACCGTTGTTCCAGCTAAGTAAGCACGTTCTGCTTCTGGAATCCCAATACGTTCAAAGGTGTCTTTTATTTCTTGAGGAACGTCATCCCAAGTACGAGCAACACGATCCGTTGCTGTTTGGTAATAAGTGATGTCATCGAAATCAAGGGCAGATAAATCCGGTCCCCAATCTGGAAGTCCTTTTTTCCGATAAACTTCCAGTGCTTTCAAACGATAATCCAGCACCCATTGGGGTTCATCTTTCTTTTTCGAAATTTCGCGAACGATTTCCTCTGAAAGTCCTTTTCCAGTTGAATAAATAATTTCTGCATCGTCAGAGAATCCAAATTTGTAATCCTCTACTACAGGTACTTCACTCATGTCTATTCCTCCTTCTTTCTTCACTCGTTATTCAATAATAGTTGTTCTAATGCTTTCCAGGATAGAGTTGCACATTTGATTCGAGCAGGAAACTTCGAAACACCGCCCAACACTTCGGCATCTCCTAAGTGAGATTCGTCGGTTTCTAATTTTCCTTGAACCAGCAACAAGAACTCTTCAATCATTTGTTTCGCTTCTTCAATCGTTTTTCCTTTGATCTGTTCAGTCATCATACTGCCACTTGCAGTACTGATGGAACAGCCATGGCCAGAAAACTTTACGTCTTCAATCCGGTCATCTTTTAATTGGAGATGAAGTTGAATGACATCTCCACATGTTGGATTATTCAGTTCAATCATCCCGGTTGCTTGTTCCAGTTCTCCGAAGTTACGGGGATGGGAAGAATGATCTAGGATGACATGTCGGTATAGGTTTTCTAATCTAGATAAAGCCATTATTGAAAAACTCCTTTATTTTCTTCAGCGAAACAACGAACTGGTCGACATCTTCTTTTGAATTATAAAAATAAAAGCTAGCACGAGCCGTCGCTGGGGTATCTAAGTATCGCATCAACGGTTGCGCACAGTGGTGACCAGCACGAATGGCGATTCCTTCCATATCAAAAGCAGTGGCCAAATCATGCGGATGCACGCCGTCTAAATTGAATGTAACAATTCCAGTACGCTTTGTATGATCAGTTGGTCCGTAAATACTAAGACCTTCTATGTCGGACAATTGCGGCATTAAATGAGCCATTAGCTTCTGTTCGTGGCGTTCGATTTCATCCATTCCTATGGCTTGCAAGTACTCAATAGCAGCTTTTAAGCCGATTGCCCCTGCAATATTGGGTGTACCTGCTTCGAATTTCCAAGGAAGTTCTGTCCAAGTGGATGTCTCGTCATAGACGAAATCAATCATCTCTCCGCCATATTCAACAGGTTCCATTCGTTCCAGGAGTGCCTGTTTGCCATATAATACA
Coding sequences:
- the mgrA gene encoding L-glyceraldehyde 3-phosphate reductase; this encodes MYVANEERYDKMMYRQVGKSGLKLPAISLGFWHNFGDVDNLENQREIMHTAFDNGITHFDLANNYGPPAGSAETNFGRLFKEDFKAYRDEIIISSKAGYYMWPGPYGEWGSKKSLVASCDQSLKRMGLDYVDIFYHHRPDSNTPIEETAHTLDLLVKQGKALYIGVSNYSPEETAKISKLFKDWHTPFIIHQPAYNMFNRSIEDGLTEVLEEERLGAIVFSPLAQGLLTDRYLNGIPEDSRAHRTDSPFLSEDRVEPTLDTVRKLNEMAKKRNQTLAEMALAWNLRQPVVSSVLIGASRVSQLEANLKALYNLDFTTEELAEIDRILESSKV
- the sufU gene encoding Fe-S cluster assembly sulfur transfer protein SufU, with translation MALSRLENLYRHVILDHSSHPRNFGELEQATGMIELNNPTCGDVIQLHLQLKDDRIEDVKFSGHGCSISTASGSMMTEQIKGKTIEEAKQMIEEFLLLVQGKLETDESHLGDAEVLGGVSKFPARIKCATLSWKALEQLLLNNE
- a CDS encoding MerR family transcriptional regulator, which codes for MKETITFTISDVSKQFNLPASTLRYYETTGLLSHVKRNGKHRVYSQAHINRLDAIQCFKQTGMSIKQIEAFFYHEDVTQNYETLIDLLTEQSNHIEAQIQLFKENQQHIEKKLNFYQKKKISFELGQTPPSWDELD
- a CDS encoding ribose-phosphate diphosphokinase, translated to MLDKKAKPNFRIFALNSNRLLAEKIAGSLGMELGKATVSRFSDGETRIDIDESIRGAHVYLIQSTSTPVDVHVMETLIMIDALKRASAQTVNVVIPYYGYARQDRKALPREPITAKLVANLLETAGAARVIALDLHAVQIQGFFDIPVDHLLGGSLLADYFIERKIVGEEIVVVATNHSAVSRARKMAEYLITPIAIIDKRWIEADDSNIVNIIGDVAGKTCILIDDLIDTAETITSAAQELVENGATDVYAAATHAVFSGPSIKCLEESPIKKIIVTDSIYLPEEKQFDKVVQVTVSELLADAIKRVYENKSVSPLFEKKYEGRME
- the sufB gene encoding Fe-S cluster assembly protein SufB; translated protein: MSEVPVVEDYKFGFSDDAEIIYSTGKGLSEEIVREISKKKDEPQWVLDYRLKALEVYRKKGLPDWGPDLSALDFDDITYYQTATDRVARTWDDVPQEIKDTFERIGIPEAERAYLAGTTVQYESEAVYHSMKEEFEKLGIVFTDTDTALKEYPEIFKEHFGTVVPPTDNFEAALNSAVWSGGTFIYVPKGVKCEVPLQTYFRMNNEGSGQFERTLIVVDEGASIHYVEGCTAPTYSESSLHAAIVEIVVKKDAYCRYTTIQNWSNNVYNLVTKRAHAYENATMEWIDGNLGAHTTMKYPSVYLNGRGARGTMLSVAFAGAGQVQDTGAKMLHNAPNTSSSIVSKSIAKDGGAVNYRGQVRFGKKSEGSISHIECDTIIMDDLSTSDTIPYNEIHNGNVALEHEAKVSKISEEQLYYLMSRGLTELEATEMIVMGFVEPFTKELPMEYAVELNRLIAYEMEGSVG